The following are encoded together in the bacterium genome:
- the acs gene encoding acetate--CoA ligase alpha subunit: protein MKNENARCIFSPKSIAVIGASTHQDAVGRTLFANILFSGYTGIVYPVNPKARGILGVRAYHSVWDIPGGVDLAVIIVPASSVPGVMEECGEKGIKAAIIISAGFKEIGEKGAQIEKTVIEIAKKYSIAVLGPNCLGIINTDPEISFNATFVTSMLKPGNIAFISQSGALGVAALEYASDNNIGLSKFVSIGNKSDLTETDMLAMMKDDPNTDVILLYLEDLTDPRRFLELAREITGDIPERKPILAIKSGRTIEGAKAASSHTGALASSDDVYEYFFHQCGVLRVETLEELFDYARAFANQPLPKGNQVAIITNGGGPGIMATDICIRYGMQLAHFDKKTTSKLKNGLPPSSNINNPIDLIGDAREDRYALALKSVLEDKNVDGVIIVICTIQPITTLQNIAYVITEMMPKYQKPIMVCWMGITDISSVLKILDEKNIPHYKFPEVASRALAKMCEYTQWVARPRTQVRIFNDVDKKKVEEVISLAKTQKRRFLPEPETYEILKAYGFPVLDFRLAKNEQEATQYAQEIGYPVALKIVSPEILHKLDVGGVRLNIENENDLRKAYQEMTLKFTNYTVWGILVQKMAKKGKEIILGMNKDLQFGNLLMFGLGGAYVEVLKDVTFRIAPIRELGAYNMIEEIRGYKILTGYRGEKPSDIDIIAECLERLSQLVCDFEEIEELDINPLIVFEKGKGAKIVDARILILSLPTSFTGQCY, encoded by the coding sequence AATGAAAATGCCAGATGTATATTTTCACCTAAATCAATTGCGGTTATAGGCGCCTCTACTCATCAAGATGCAGTAGGCAGGACTTTGTTTGCCAATATATTGTTTTCTGGATATACAGGTATTGTCTATCCGGTAAATCCGAAGGCAAGAGGCATTTTAGGCGTTAGGGCATATCACTCTGTCTGGGATATTCCAGGGGGAGTAGATCTGGCTGTAATTATCGTGCCAGCATCAAGCGTGCCTGGTGTTATGGAGGAATGTGGAGAAAAGGGTATAAAAGCCGCCATAATCATCAGTGCTGGATTTAAAGAAATAGGTGAAAAAGGAGCACAGATTGAAAAAACGGTGATAGAGATTGCGAAAAAATATTCTATTGCGGTTCTTGGCCCCAATTGTCTTGGTATAATTAATACTGACCCGGAGATTTCTTTTAATGCGACTTTTGTTACAAGTATGCTAAAACCCGGTAATATCGCCTTTATTTCTCAATCCGGTGCCCTGGGTGTAGCGGCACTTGAATATGCCTCAGACAATAATATCGGGCTGTCAAAATTCGTCTCGATTGGGAATAAATCTGATTTAACCGAAACTGATATGCTGGCGATGATGAAGGATGACCCAAATACAGATGTGATTCTGCTTTATCTTGAGGACCTCACAGACCCCAGAAGATTCTTAGAACTGGCAAGAGAGATAACCGGGGATATTCCTGAAAGAAAGCCAATATTAGCCATAAAATCAGGACGCACTATCGAAGGAGCAAAAGCGGCTTCGTCTCATACCGGGGCATTAGCCAGTTCAGACGACGTTTATGAATATTTCTTCCATCAATGTGGCGTGTTAAGGGTAGAAACGCTTGAAGAACTATTTGATTATGCCCGCGCATTTGCCAATCAACCACTTCCAAAAGGAAATCAAGTCGCAATTATCACTAATGGTGGTGGTCCCGGGATAATGGCAACAGATATTTGTATCAGATATGGCATGCAATTAGCACATTTTGATAAAAAAACTACCTCAAAGTTAAAAAATGGCTTACCACCAAGTTCAAATATAAATAACCCCATTGACCTTATTGGAGATGCCAGAGAAGACCGCTATGCACTTGCCTTGAAATCTGTTCTGGAAGATAAAAATGTAGATGGTGTCATAATTGTTATCTGCACTATTCAGCCAATAACTACCTTACAAAATATCGCTTATGTTATTACAGAAATGATGCCCAAATACCAGAAACCTATTATGGTTTGCTGGATGGGAATAACTGATATATCCAGTGTTTTAAAGATTCTTGATGAAAAAAATATCCCGCATTATAAATTTCCAGAAGTGGCGTCAAGAGCACTGGCAAAGATGTGCGAATATACTCAATGGGTAGCACGACCTCGAACACAGGTTCGAATATTCAATGATGTTGATAAAAAGAAAGTAGAAGAAGTCATTTCTCTTGCAAAAACACAAAAAAGAAGATTTTTACCCGAGCCAGAGACTTATGAGATTTTAAAGGCGTATGGATTCCCGGTGTTAGACTTCCGATTAGCAAAAAATGAACAAGAAGCCACTCAATACGCTCAGGAAATCGGCTATCCAGTAGCCTTGAAGATAGTTTCTCCAGAAATCCTTCATAAACTGGATGTGGGTGGCGTCCGATTAAATATTGAAAATGAAAATGATTTGAGAAAGGCATATCAGGAGATGACTCTGAAATTTACTAACTACACTGTTTGGGGTATCCTTGTTCAAAAGATGGCAAAGAAAGGGAAAGAAATCATTCTTGGGATGAATAAAGATTTACAGTTTGGCAATTTGCTTATGTTTGGATTAGGTGGTGCTTATGTCGAGGTATTAAAAGATGTAACATTCAGGATTGCTCCAATTCGTGAACTTGGTGCTTACAATATGATAGAAGAGATTCGCGGCTATAAAATATTGACCGGTTATCGAGGTGAAAAACCATCTGATATTGACATCATTGCTGAATGTTTAGAAAGGTTATCCCAGTTAGTATGTGATTTTGAAGAAATAGAGGAATTAGATATTAACCCTTTGATTGTGTTTGAAAAAGGTAAAGGGGCAAAGATAGTTGATGCCCGTATCTTGATATTATCCTTACCCACATCTTTTACTGGACAATGTTATTAA